The Helianthus annuus cultivar XRQ/B chromosome 11, HanXRQr2.0-SUNRISE, whole genome shotgun sequence region GGCAATCTTTTTGGAAAATTCGTTCTCGTGGTAACTCCACGACGGGCTGGAGAAACATTATGAACCTTCTGGATAAGATAAGACCGTTCATTGTCTCTAAGATTGGAAATGGTTTATCATCTTATGCATGGTCTGATAACTGGTCGTGTGCGGGTCCTTTATGTGCGTTCATTTCTTCTCGTCAGCTTCATAGAGCCGGTTTTAATCCACAGTCAAAAGTGAAGGATCTCTTGCATGATGATGTTTGGAGGTGGCCGAGAGCCTGGTTGGATATGTTTCCGGTCTTAATAAATATTCAGCCGCCAATTTTAAACGTAGAAGTTCCTGATTCTCTTGTGTGGCGTGATTTGGGTGGTGTGGAACAGAGTTACTCAGCGTCAGCAGTTTGGGATACAGTCAGGTTGCATGGCAATAAAGTCCCGTGGGTGGAAATAGTGTGGTTTGCTAATTGTATTCCAAGGCATGCTTTTCTTGCATGGCTCATTTGTAAGAAGAAGCTAAAGACGCAAGATAAACTGAAGCAATGGGATGTTGGAAGTGCTACAAATTTAAACCTGTTATGTTGCCCGTTATGTTGCTCGGAGCCGGATTCGCACGAACATTTGTTTTTTGAATGTCCGTTTTCTATGCAGGTTTGGTCTTCCATTAAGTCTATGGCTGGTATTCAACTTGGGTCCGATAAGTGGGAGGAGATTATGGACTGGCTGATTTCGGTTCCTGCTAAGAAGTCTATGCGAAGTGTTATTGGCCGGCTACTCCTGGCAGCTACAGCATACTTCATTTGGCAAGAGCGGAATCAGAGATTATTCAAAACAAT contains the following coding sequences:
- the LOC118484041 gene encoding uncharacterized protein LOC118484041; this translates as MALMTNHVWSLLTKRNSIWVEWIHEHKIKGQSFWKIRSRGNSTTGWRNIMNLLDKIRPFIVSKIGNGLSSYAWSDNWSCAGPLCAFISSRQLHRAGFNPQSKVKDLLHDDVWRWPRAWLDMFPVLINIQPPILNVEVPDSLVWRDLGGVEQSYSASAVWDTVRLHGNKVPWVEIVWFANCIPRHAFLAWLICKKKLKTQDKLKQWDVGSATNLNLLCCPLCCSEPDSHEHLFFECPFSMQVWSSIKSMAGIQLGSDKWEEIMDWLISVPAKKSMRSVIGRLLLAATAYFIWQERNQRLFKTINVQLQLFLRRLLLLFG